A genomic region of Corticium candelabrum chromosome 6, ooCorCand1.1, whole genome shotgun sequence contains the following coding sequences:
- the LOC134180860 gene encoding nephrocystin-3-like, which yields MRATTRALNNLAPIYQEVGKYDEAIKTFEESRELKRRCDDGNLVEMATTLINLGHCYRDSGNLEKSLNFMEEAVTISRSCYSSAHPLLARAISQLSSTYDLLDRNDEAWKLAREALDIANVSLRSSNPELAAYMNQVGHCCLSREDPNEAIEWYEKSHQLLQQLPSSPTRDDLFSATLINLGGCYRESGKLEKSLSSMKEGVAISRSCNSFPHSSLALAIYKLSSTYYLLDRKDEAWKLAREALDIANASLPSSHPQLAKYMNQVGCCCLSRGDSNEAIVWYEKSHQLLQQLPSSPMRNDLFATTLDNLAIAYQIDEKYDKAIKTYEESLELNRRCDDGNLAQMSTILINLGSCYRESGKLEKSLTLREEAVKISRSCYSSSHPSLALAIYHLSSTYYLLDRKDEAWKLAREALDIANVSSPSSHPQLAEYMNHLGDCCRSQGNYNEAISWYDKARQLLQQQDQSPERDKGIATS from the exons ATGAGGGCAACAACAAGAG CTCTAAATAACCTTGCTCCCATATATCAAGAAGTTGGGAAGTACGACGAGGCGATAAAGACATTTGAAGAGTCGCGCGAGTTGAAAAGGCGATGCGATGACGGAAATCTAGTGGAAATGGCTACGA cTCTCATCAATCTTGGTCACTGCTACAGAGACAGCGGGAATCTTGAGAAAAGTTTGAATTTCATGGAGGAGGCAGTCACAATCAGCCGATCATGCTACTCATCTGCTCATCCCTTGTTGGCACGTG CTATATCTCAACTTTCCTCTACGTACGATTTACTTGACAGAAACGACGAAGCTTGGaaattggcaagagaagcgtTGGATATTGCAAACGTATCATTACGGTCATCAAATCCTGAATTGGCCGCGT ATATGAACCAAGTCGGTCATTGTTGTTTGTCGCGAGAAGACCCCAACGAAGCCATAGAGTGGTATGAAAAATCTCaccaattgctgcaacaactacCTTCTTCACCTACAAGAGACGATCTCTTTTCAGCAA CTCTCATCAATCTTGGTGGCTGCTACAGAGAGAGCGGaaaacttgagaaaagtttGAGTTCAATGAAAGAGGGAGTCGCAATCAGCCGATCATGTAACTCATTTCCTCATTCCTCCTTGGCACTTG CTATATATAAACTTTCCTCTACGTACTATTTGCttgacagaaaagatgaagcttggaaattggcaagagaagcgtTGGATATTGCAAACGCATCATTACCGTCGTCACATCCTCAATTGGCCAAGT ATATGAACCAAGtcggttgttgttgtttatcgCGTGGAGACTCCAACGAAGCCATAGTGTGGTATGAAAAATCTCACCAATTGCTCCAACAACTACCTTCTTCACCTATGCGAAACGATCTCTTTGCCACAA CGCTAGATAACCTTGCTATCGCATACCAAATAGACGAGAAATACGACAAGGCGATAAAGACATATGAAGAGTCGCTCGAGTTGAATAGGCGCTGCGATGACGGAAATCTAGCACAAATGTCTACGA ttCTCATCAATCTCGGTAGCTGCTACAGAGAGAGCGGaaaacttgagaaaagtttGACTTTACGTGAGGAGGCAGTGAAAATCAGCCGATCATGCTACTCATCTTCTCATCCCTCCTTGGCACTTG CTATATATCACCTTTCCTCTACGTACTATTTACttgacagaaaagatgaagcttggaaattggcaagagaagcgtTGGATATTGCAAACGTATCATCACCGTCATCACATCCTCAATTGGCCGAAT ATATGAACCATTTGGGAGATTGTTGTCGATCACAAGGAAACTACAATGAAGCCATCTCGTGGTATGATAAAGCtagacaattgctgcaacaacaagaTCAATCACCTGAACGAGACAAAGGGATTGCTACAAGTTAG